CGGAATTGAAGGCCATCATGCTGACCGGATACCCGAGCCTGGAGACGGCCCGCGACTCCCTGCAACTGGGGGCCAGCGCCTATTGCGTCAAGCCCATCGACAAGGAAGAACTGGAAATGAAGACCGCCGAGGTCCTGCGGGAGAACGCCTCATGACCTACGCGGGATGACGCCGGAAACCGGGGGCGGGCGCGATGCAGACCCGGCCCGGAAAGCCAGACGTCTTCTGCGGAAAGACCGTGTTTTCCGCAAGCCGCCCGCCGGGAAACAACCTCAGGACTCCTGGCGGTCCATCCCCAGAGCCGTCCATGGCGCAGACGAGAGCGGCGCATATCCCCGGCTCTGCGCGACGGCGTCCAGATGTACGAGCTCCAGAGCGGCAAGATCGACATCCGTTCTGGACCCGCTCTCCACGAGATCCAGACACAGAAGATAGCGGCGGCAGGCCTCGCAGGCGTAGATATGCTCCATGGGAGCATCCGGTGCGGAGAAACGGGTCAGCTGTTTGTGATCCAGATTGCCGCACGCGGGGCAGGCCACACGCACGAATCTCCAGCGATGCAGACAGGCCGGACAGTGATGCCATACTTCGCCGCTCTTGGAGACAAGAAATTCCGACGGATCGGGATGATTCTCCAGCACAGCCATGTCCGGTTCCGAACCGCAGACCGGACAGTAGGGCCTGCGCCACAATTCCATCGATATTCCGTTCAAAAGCGCGGGCCGGGCCGCCGCCATGACCGGCGCCCAGGCGGACCGCAGACACAACAGCAAAAGCTCCGGCGCCGTGCCGCTCTGCTTTGCTGCAAGGCCGATGGCTCCGGCGTCGGCGTGCATCAGCGCCCGCAAGGCTTGCTCCAGCCACTCTCCTTCCGGAAGAATCCGCTCAAGGCGGTCCA
Above is a window of Desulfomicrobium orale DSM 12838 DNA encoding:
- a CDS encoding formate dehydrogenase accessory protein FdhE; the encoded protein is MSARHEPFREIIDRFGRLLHCQKDVREELGPLDIPASPSEKDLLSGVPIVHAVRPSLFVPSFRLSAARVWPVLGGIFPDLQETLDRLERILPEGEWLEQALRALMHADAGAIGLAAKQSGTAPELLLLCLRSAWAPVMAAARPALLNGISMELWRRPYCPVCGSEPDMAVLENHPDPSEFLVSKSGEVWHHCPACLHRWRFVRVACPACGNLDHKQLTRFSAPDAPMEHIYACEACRRYLLCLDLVESGSRTDVDLAALELVHLDAVAQSRGYAPLSSAPWTALGMDRQES